The sequence tgcctcatgaacattgtgactgctttattagagtgattgactgctctattagagtatctcgatcttgtatgcaatttcttgaaggggggggcatttgccccaaatgccccatcctggatccgccactgctataCCACAAAACTGTTACAGTAACTCACTATAAACTTACCTTCATGCAACTAATGTGTGTAATAGCGGATTTAAATGATGGAGCTGCCGGTAAAATAGTGATTTTACGTTAATAACCAGTGCTAGCACAATATCTACTTTGTACTTGCACAACCAGCTATAGAAAGTTGTGAAGCATTCTTTAATACTGTAGCATTCAGTTAGCCTTCAACTAAGACACAAAAAGAATCAAGAATGTAACTAAAATTGTTTACCACTGTTATGGTAGCTACGCTACCAgtgctgcaaaagatcgagatactctaatagaacagtcatgcatgtaAAATGATTTTCATTCGGTGTAAGTCAtctgaaaatatttttgcacCACATTTTTATCATGAACTTTTGCACAAAAAAGTTAATCAAATTATAGTAGAACTTGCAAGGACAGGAGCACATTTACTCGTAGTATCCTGTAGCGtgttttacaaaacagttaGTAGTAaatcagaccttcagtgctggtcactgtaaagtgctaataaaaataataataaaaccatACGGTGTGGGGATGTGGCTATCTCATAGTTACATTGTGTTATATTTCTCAGTTGTGTGGCAGGTTCATCACCTAAACTGCCAGGTTTCAAGTACACAGCTCCGGGTCTGCTTCAGAGAATACTGATAATTGTGACTCCAATGTTGACACGTTGTATTTTTTCTGTTGTAGCAGTACAAGTAGGCAATAGGTAATGTGGTAATAAtagaggtgcaccaatatgGGATTTTATCAACTGATAACCGATTATAATGAAAATTACCAATTcaaatactgatattttttaGTGTTTGGTTTCATCTGAACACAAAAGTTTTTTtcagtatggacactacaataaatgttGAAACATTACTGTATGACCAATAGTTAAAATAGTGGTTGCCTTAAAGTGTGCttttgtaaagaaaaaaaaacaagactTGTGAAAAGTGTGTGATGAAAGGTCTGAGCAAAGAAAAATAACTTAACTTGGGAATTGAACCTTTGGCCACTATAAAGAACTTTAGCTTTATGCCCACAGTGCTATATGAGATCAAACATAGAAGAAGTTGAGCAATAATAGTACTTTATTACAATATCTGCTTGAAAATTAAGTAAGCTTTTTATGAATACCGCAATATCAGTACCGATACCACTACCAATATTTGCATCGGTGCACTTCTAGACTGTAATAGCTAAGTAAAAGAACAGGTAAGGCTGTTCCACATTACAGTGATGTTGTACAGTGCAACTATAAGTAGAACAACATGATCAAAGAGGCTAtgttgtgtacacatgtgtgttatataatTGTTATACAGTAGGTATAAAATTGTGTGCTTCGTGCAATTCAAACAAGAAAAGAATAACATACTTATGGATTTGTATATAAGCATCTTATAGCTACATGGCTACAAAGGATTTGTTCATGTGCTACAAATTTGTGCCCTTTTAATTATACATGggcaataataatattatacagtatagttCCCTATATACAAATGCCACAATTCTTACCTGTGACCACATCATGTGGCTGGCTGGAGACATCAACTTTCctaatagtgttgttttagtaaggacgtttagttttagttatagtcatagtcAGTTTCATCAatgattttagttttagttatagtaatttttcttaattccttttagttattgatttagttatggttatatctctgtgttattttagttttagttatagttaaaaatgtgaaaatcttttagttatagttatagttttagtaacattTCTAAAAACGTTTTAGTTTTAGAGTTGTACATACaaaaatcttttagttttagttatagttttagtaatcttttcttagttttagatttagttttagtacaTTATtcagttatagatttagttttagttataacacggatttgcttttagtaatagttttagttaactaatacatacagtatttgtcttactaaaagtacttttagttttagttatagttaactaaaccACCATCAGGTCACAAACTATAGTATACATTGATGTTTGGATGCTACATATAGCGGTAAAGTTTCATTCTGTGCTTTGTTCTACCTGTAGAACATAAGTGAACTTGTACATGCAGTGGTCTGAGCAACATGGTGTTGTTTTAGCAAagagttttagttatagttatagtcatACGTAGCTAGTTTCttgaataattttagttttagttatagtaatctttcttaattcattttagttatagatttagttatcACATTGTCtttgttattttagttttagttaaaaacatgaaagccttttagttttagttttagttatctttcttaattcattttagttttagatttagtaaattattctgctatttattagttttagatttagttttagttataatatggatttgctttcagttatagttatagttttagttaactaatacatagctatttgtcttactaaaagtacttttagttttagttatagttaactaaaacagcACTACTTCCTAATATGGAACTGATGAACTTCCAGTATAACAAGTACATCATACCCTTATGTGAGGAGTTTCTGGATTTAATTTTAAGATACACAATAATTTTATAGTCTTACCCAAATACACCCTGTATTTGTCCCTACAAGAGACAACAGCACACTGTATATATAAACAGTGCCATCCTcgaccatgcatgcatgaagtATCAAGTTTATGTAAACAAAAGTTGAAAACATTAACACAATTTTAtaaggattttttttttaaatgaataCTTTACTTACACTCCTGTTAGTCATATGTGCAAGGAGTGCAAGGAGTGCAAGGAGTGCAAACATGTATACACTGAGTGCCTACAACAAGTGCCAAAACTTTCTTCAGACACCTCAAGAAAACCAAAAACAGGAGGCACAGGAGGATACCAGAATGACATGGAATTATATTACTTGAGATTGCCCCTAGCAGCTCAAGCTCCCAGCATTTTTCCAGAAGACTGGGTAAAAGCTAGAGTTGTATAATACTTTTACAAAAGAAAGGAACACTGTTCTCAGGCATTAAAATAATCATTGTCTCAACTTACAAAATTTTAGGACACATCATGTGTTATAGTGACCCATGATCATCTTCAGAACCACAGTGTTCTTTGAAGTATACAACATGGGTTTAGACATAATTAAACATTCTTGTGATACGTACTCAACAGATATTGTAGATGGAATCATGAAACACTGTGGGcaatcaaaattaatattgatgcTTTAGAGTTCTCAAAGATTTTCAATAGGGTCCCACACAAATGAACTACCTGTCACCAAAAAACAAGTTTGACTAGTATCTTAAGTTTTTTTAAATTGCACAGAACcctgcacagtaataatacTATTGCTTGTAAAATTTATTGACAATGTGTGAAGGATGTAAAATTATGAAATGAAAGGAAGTGAACACATTACCATAGCTATAAATAATAAAGTACAATTATAAAAGATGCAAAATAATTACATATCTACCagtttgaaaattttaatttattatCTTCAGCTCTTTGCCTGTTAATCTTTTCTACTTCCCGATCAATTTCCATTCTTATTCTTTCATTACTTATTTGTGGTACCCAAATATTTCTCAAGTTTGATTTGCTACACAGAATTTTGAACACAAATTGTTTTATGACTTGGTCACTGACGGGATTATCGTGTAACAATAATTCACTAAGAGCTGAAttgtttgcaaatgaaatggATAACTGTTCTACCGCATAATCATCAAAATTATTTCGACTAACATTGAGAACTTTCAaagttgtattttcttttagaGCACCAAATATTTTATATGCACCCATATTGTGCAGCTTGGTGGATCCCAGGTCTAACACTTCAAGCGATGAGTTTTCATTTATAACTTGGCAAATTTTATTGACAGCTTTCTGATTCACAGTACCACTCTGTCTCAATGTCAGCTCCTTTAACAGTTTTGTGGATTTCAAGGATGCAATAATCGTTGCTAAACTACCTTCAAATTCATTCCATGACACATTCACTACCTCCAGTTTCTGTTTATCTTGTAAAGTGTGTGCTATTTCATTAGCTGCTGTGGATTTGACACCATTACTGCTAATATTAAAAACTTTTAGGTTAGGGTGCTGCTTTTGTAGAGCTTTGCACAGTTTAATACATCCTAAGCTTTCTAATTTGTTTAGTGAAACATTTAGAACCTCCAGCGAGGTATTGCTTTTGATAACTTCAGCAATATCGCTTGATGCTTTTGACTCAATCTTGTTGGAGCTCACATTCAATAGCTTCAAAGCGCTATTTTTTTGTAGTGCACTTGCAATTATAATCATACCTTCAGTCCCAAGACAATTCTGTGAAAGATTTAATTCTAATAGATTGGTTTTGGTAGCAAGCATACAGGACAATTCTTGTGCTGCATCTAACTCAATACCATTGTTCTGGAAGTCAAGTACTTGAAGTGTTTTGTTCTCCTGAAGGGATTTGGAAATTGCAATAACTCCTGCtgataaaattttatttccacATAGATTAAGTACTTCCAAACCAATTTTGTTCTCTATGCTATCAGCTAAAGCGATTGCAGCAACATCATTAATGTCATTACTTCTCATGATTAATGATTTTAGTCTTGGCATATTCTTGATTGCTCCAGCAATTTTTTGGACTCCAATAGGTCCCAATTTGTTTTGTGAGACGTCAACTTCTTGCATTAATGGTGCTGTTCCTATGGCAGTTACAAGACTGTCCACAAATTTCTCTTCTTTTGGTAAACAGTTCGGAATTTCCAAAGCCATTAATGATGGATGTAATTCTACAAATTTTGTGATCTCCCAGTATGTAGAATGTCTAGCACAAATCTTGATATCTGAAATAGTTACTACTTTAGCAGAGCTAGTCACAGGTACAGTGTCGATTAGATCGTCTGCTGCAATGTGAAACAGCCCAGGTTCTACAATTGACAAATTTGATAAACATCTTAATGAAGACCATTTGGTATCAAACAATTTAACCATTGATCCAGTCAAGCCAATGTGGGATAAGTGCAAAGTGTGGAGTTTTGCATTCTCAACTAATAGGTttaaaattgcttccagatgCTTGGCATCAACTGGGCAACTACATATGCTAAATTTGTTTAAGGCAGTGTAACATCTCAACACTTCAGCAATGTGATCTCCTGGCTCATTTCTTACATATAGTTGGTACGATGTGATGCCAACAATGTGCAAAGAAGTAGTAGCAGTGATTCGTTGTTCAATTTCTTCTGCTACATCAGCTGAAATGTTATTACCATTCATCAGTAGCAGTTTTAAGTTGGTGTCACTAGATAAATGAGAGGTAAATGCTTTGGCTCCTTCATCACCCAATAGATTGTCAGAAAGGTAAAGCTCTTCTGTTTCACATGACTGCACTAAGTTTGCTAAGGCATGTGCAGACATCTCGGAAAGTTTATTTCCAGAGAAATTCATGACTTTGATATGAACTTTGGATTGTGTGGAAGAAGCTAATTCCTTCCACAGAATACCACAACCAACATCTTGCATATTACAACAAGACAGATCTAATTTCTCCCACTCTAGTGAATATGATtgagttaaaaagaaaccaagGGTGACAACATGGTTTGGCAGCAGTGTTTCTCCACTAAGGTCAACTTGCTTGTTCTGCATTGACTCTCCTATGATGTTACACATGGTTTCATCTTTTGCTTCCTTAAAACATTGAAAGAGGCGAAGACGATTTATTTTAACTTGTAATATTTTTTGTGCAATGTGGAACTCTTTAAAAAGTTTACTGGTAAAGGAAAACTGGTTACCAGACAGGAAATGTTTAAATGCAAAAGATCTACCTTGAGTAAGGCCCACATATATGATCCATGTGTTGAGGTACCTTTCATCCCAGAATGTATCTCTGAGGAGATCTAACTGTCTGTCATCAGGTAAGGATTGTATGTAATATGCTGCGAGGTATTCTTGAACTGATGAATGAGCAAAGTTGAAAGATAAGGGCTTCCCATTTGTAGTGAAATGTTCTGCTGTAACTTGTAGCAAGCCAAACCCATGAATGGTTCTCCCAGAGTTTTGCATAATTTCTGGACATGCACTTCTAACCTCTTCATAATTGAAAACAACAACATCCTTCCTCAATGCATCATATGAAAACCGTGCCAGTTTCTGCTTGATAGATCCCTTGAAAGAATCCAATCTTTGTAACTCTTTGTACATTTTTTCATCTTTTTCAATGTGATATGTAATGGTCGAGTCGACAAAATTTTCGTACAACTCGGTACGAGATTGAGGAAGAATGGAGTCATTTCTTATAAACAACTGGAGCAAAATGGTCAGGTTCAGTGGAATATAGCACAGGCTGTCAACAGTAGGATGACTGTCCAAGTATTTTGTTAGTGTTGCAATGTCATCTGGATTCTTCTCCAATGCTTTCTGGATATAGTCCTGCCTGTCATTACTGGTAAAGCCTAGTATTTCCATTCGACGATCAGCCTGTCCACACAAAGATCCACAGGCAAAAGAGTGAGATGTAATAACCACACCACATTTAGGCAAAATCTCACACCTGATTATGCGGGAAAGCAAATGCTCACTTTGCAGCCCCCCATAAAATTCATCATACCCATCCAATACAATTGTAAGAATTTCTCCTTGTGTTTCTTTTATGTGCCCATAAATCGAATCAATCGTCTCTTCGTTCTCCAACTCAAAGAAGAGTGCAACCAAATCTTTTACATGTTTCAATGACTGAAGTCTTGGATCATGagcatgaagaagaaaaagaaatctTTTGTGAGTAAGAATCTGTCCTTGGGACCACTGGTAAGCAATTTCTTTGCACAAGTATGTCTTACCAATTCCTGGAGCTCCATCAATTAATATGACTCGTGGTGAAGGTGAATCGTCAGCAGGTCTAAATATATTTGCAATGTTTTTATTGATAGTGTTGTCTGCTAAGTATTCTGCGGTTAAGTCTGCTGAATGGCATCTAGATCTTATATTTTGTCTCAGAGATACTAGACGTGATCTATGAGGTGTTTTTGGAATGGTGTTGATGTCTCCTTTGTTCCTGGATCTGGCCATAGCACTAACTTCCTTTTTGGACTTTCCCTTGTTTTTGTGATGGACTAATGCAATACTAGTGAACAGTTTAGGCTTATCTGGCCATATTGGCCATATTTCCTCATCTGGTCCAGTAAATTGTGTATTTTGATAATGTTCTTTTAGACGTATTTCAGTATTGGCAAGATCCATGCCTGTAGAAAATACATCTATACTTAACCATCACCAAATTAATGAACCATACTAAAGATATTGAACTATGGTACTCAACGTGACACCCAATGTTTATGGTATCACTACAATAATGTCAGCGTATGATTGCATGTCGATTTAGCTATTTGTTAGCAACAAAGTTCTGAAACTTCAAAATCCTAAAGTTGTGAAGATGATTGTTTTTCTACTTCAATATTGATACACTTTTTGCATCTGTTTGCACAGTCTACAAGTAATTTTGAGGCTTTTTTTTTACCTGCTTGATTTCTTACTTATAGGCTTGACAGAGTTAGCATTTTTAATTCATTATTAGCTAAGGATTCTTAgaattgactattctattagagtattgtgaaCGCACATAAATGAATGCTGTTAATCTTGAAACAGTCTTAAAAGCCAATAGTTGACTAATGAATATTTCGCATGCAGAGTATCCACAAGgtataactactgtatgtaggaTTGAATTAATACAACAGTGGCCTTGTCATGCACAGTATTGTTTCAGTGCTTGCATGCTTTCCATTTCCTTGTGCCTTGGTAACTTCTTGCAGCAAAGACAGCATGTAGCAGTACCTAAGTGTGTTGCTGCAACTGCCCGGTGTCTCATGTTTCACACATACATTTGTTCACAAGAAAAGCCCACTATATGGTATAATACAAggtcataattattttgtatagctatatatatataatatagtcaGTGGGAAATATATTCTTAAATTCTCTTACGTTCAGGCTTCATTGCAGATTCTACAACTTCTGCTAACTGTGACCATGATGCACTTGGAGTGGTTTCAAGCCATATATCCAACATGCGGTAGAAACATTCTCTGCAGTTCCCAGGAACATCCTTGTCTATTACTCTCAAGTCTTCAGATGGAATCTTAAGAAAAGCTCCAATATCTTTCCAGTATCTTGCAAAGTGAGGAATAACCTTTTCAAACAATTCACCAAGTTCTGGTCTTTTATCACCTACATAATACCATTATTATATAGCACATTCTCcattacataatacatacatgATGGTGCAGTTTTTAACAATGAGCTGGCTGTGAACATGCAGGATATACCATATAAGTTCACTAAATAGTTGTGTACAGATTGGAGTGTGAGGGAAACTCTAATGTGAAAAGGAAACCAAACTAGTCTGGTAAGACTTACAAGTGTGATTGGTCCAGGTAGCAATAGTTTTATCTGCCATATCATGTAGTCAACATTTCCCATGACTTTAATTGAAGGTTACACCATTATTATGCACATGTATCCATGCCTGCTGTATGTATAACTACACATGTCAGATCATGTGTCAATTGGGAAAGGTATAAAGAAAGTAAGCTGTCTCACATACACATGGAACAGTTTCTTATTAGCTATTAGGCATCCCAACATCCAAGattaaattacaaaaaaaaaaaaacttgcatTAACTTCCTAGTAGAACCAGAGTGCAAATAGCTAACACTAACGCAATTTGATTGGTAATAACTACTACATTATCATGAAGAAGAAACTTGGTATAGGGTTTGTCAGTACATGGTGATCTTGTTTTAGCACGTGTGTACCTCTTTATTTATTTGGGGGGAAGGGCAGACACCAATATGCAATATTTGCAGAGTAGACTTTAGCTatcaaataatattatgctgttagAAGAATAGGCTGGCTATTGTAttaggaagtggttactgagcCGAAATGTTTTTATTTTCGCGAGTTGCACCGAGCATTTGATTTAGGGGAtgcgtctagtagtttcccaaagcattcgactttaggggacgcaaaaagtgactttaggggatgcaaaAAGTAGTATTAGCGCTGTCATGTTCGGCTTTGGTTTCTTAGGTtatgttcttcttactataGCTATCTATCTAGTGAGACTACTATGTGAgtaacatttataaggtagaaaagtaaGGTTAGTGGAtagctagcagcagtagcacagtggttagcacactgcctacagttccagtagtccagggttcAAGCCCCGGCCTACAgttccagtagtccagggttcAAGCCCCGGCTGAGCTTTgtggttttgtttttttttgcttagtGACCCTTCAGTTTTGCACAGGAAAAGGCACAATCAAATTATACATAAAAATTCTACAATAGGCCAGGTTTATTGCTCTGTGGAATTATTGTtgaattatgattatgattatatactgggtcgagacagcacagctgataattgacccaggtgattacaaacaaaaaagacatttaacatatacatgcatacatgaatCGAACACTCAGACTATGGCTGAAGAGTTATGCTAGATAAttcctgttattatagtttgttcaatttggcattaattttacagagcAACTAAACCTATTATAGAATTGCGTGTATTATTCTACTGTAACTTGACCTGTGTGTTTGTCTCGGGTTCAATAGCGAGTCCGGCTTATTCAGTGATCCGACTTTCGGTTGCTTGGGTTCTGTCATACCATGTTCTGATGGTGGTTAAATGATTTAAAGTTGGCATTAGAAAGGTAAAGCCTCAACTCAGTGTAACCGACAGCGCCCATCAACTACCCTAAACGGccgtgtttttttttttcccggacTAGATAAacgcccttgcctaccaccccagCACAAAAGGCATGCATGTGTGCTGGACACAAATGATAGCTACAACAATAATGGGGACAAGTAAAAGTCCCTAGGTCCACTAACCGGTGCAACTTGTCCAGTCGCTACATGTGCATGTTCACCGGCTCCTATGGTTCAACACTGAACGGGCAATCAAGAAAGCAGTCTCTTTTTATCGTCGTATAGCTGAATTGCTTTCCAACGAATCAATATGACCTACAGCAGCACTCTTAAAGGCCCAGTTCCGGGAAAACATCAGATGATCTTTAAGAGATGGAACGCCGGGCTTCCCCGGATGCACATAGTTGCAGATCTTACTAAGAGAAAAAAGACAAGCAACGAAACCACGCAAGAGTGCTGCTGTAGGTCAGGGTCGTTTGGAAGCAATTCAGCTAAACGACGATAAAAAATGACTGCTTCCTTGCCCATACCTCCGGTTGTTGAAAAAACTAAAGGAGTGAACATGGTGGCAGGTAGCGACTGACATAGAGGACAAGTTGCACTGGTTGGCAGAATATCTATCAGACGAATCGAAGCTCGCGACAAAACGAGAGGGCAGGAATGCGCAAATCTAGCTCTTACTGTATATTTCGCTGCCGGTATACGCGTAGCTACCTTTGTTAGCACTCAGTCGTTGCAGTTCATCCCGAGATTCATCCATCGACGAGTCAATCATGATCGATGTGATGCGAGTCAGTATGAAGTAAACTGACTGGTGCAGGTGGTGGCAACTTATAATAACGCTTCATGACGGGAAAATCCCAGTATGTGTCAATCACGTGACTTAGTGTCCTTCGTCCTTGATCCGCACCCCACGCAGTTCGCGTAGCTGTGTAGGACTTCTTTCGCAGGTACGTGAACGTTCTTTGTATGATATATGTAATGCGCCTATCAATATAttcccccctcgggcatataagAGGCTAGCGCCGGTGGGTATTTGACGCAGCCGAATCTATCGTGTCAAATTCCCACCCCACAGTGGGGCAACAGTTTAGTATCAATTCCCCCAGTAAAGCCCCACCTTCGCCCGAGGGGTGCATGGTGGggtaatacattgataggtgcataacattaatttttatagtCCACGTGTTAAGCTGTGTAAAAGAAAGTATGGTTGTAGTCATCATCATACATGAACTGATGATATCACGCTAGAAAGTATTATGTACTTTACTGTCTACGTGATAATGAACACAATTGCACAGTATTGATACATAGAAATTCTAGAgaacatagtggggatttgacaattATTAGTTGTTTTTCTGGAAAAGTCTTCAGCATTTGTATTCCTACCTGCTTCAAAGAATCAAGCTGATATTTCACATGCAAAGTATCCTAGCTGAGTActcctatcatacagtacgatagtactgtatagtagggaccacaaaggagtaggcgtggcccacaaaataatatcacccaaaaacagctttaatttcccctgacgacaatgaagcagtattgattaggtaaaactaagcccaaacaaactttcagatcaacccgaaacactctcaacaagttgctacagaattaaaaaataataatttaatggaattttctactgactgagtaactgactgatgccttcagccaagcataacttgataacggctaatataaggctacgggcttgattttttcactgttccacgtcgcttcggcccaacaggtgccttttggcatactgcagtatgtacaatgcattcttcatcgtaagtcttcctttgtgtcccattcatctgtgctgacagtgaaaagtgtcgatttggcgatagcacgtgatggcttcccttcataatgaaATTCatctgtatttgtcatagtggctattttgatagcagaggtgcttttcaaacagttcttgattcgtactgctgtgtaacgggttgaacatagccagcgtaatggatacttcacttttcagacgatactt comes from Dysidea avara chromosome 4, odDysAvar1.4, whole genome shotgun sequence and encodes:
- the LOC136254794 gene encoding protein NLRC3-like isoform X2; translated protein: MIDSSMDESRDELQRLSANKGDKRPELGELFEKVIPHFARYWKDIGAFLKIPSEDLRVIDKDVPGNCRECFYRMLDIWLETTPSASWSQLAEVVESAMKPERMDLANTEIRLKEHYQNTQFTGPDEEIWPIWPDKPKLFTSIALVHHKNKGKSKKEVSAMARSRNKGDINTIPKTPHRSRLVSLRQNIRSRCHSADLTAEYLADNTINKNIANIFRPADDSPSPRVILIDGAPGIGKTYLCKEIAYQWSQGQILTHKRFLFLLHAHDPRLQSLKHVKDLVALFFELENEETIDSIYGHIKETQGEILTIVLDGYDEFYGGLQSEHLLSRIIRCEILPKCGVVITSHSFACGSLCGQADRRMEILGFTSNDRQDYIQKALEKNPDDIATLTKYLDSHPTVDSLCYIPLNLTILLQLFIRNDSILPQSRTELYENFVDSTITYHIEKDEKMYKELQRLDSFKGSIKQKLARFSYDALRKDVVVFNYEEVRSACPEIMQNSGRTIHGFGLLQVTAEHFTTNGKPLSFNFAHSSVQEYLAAYYIQSLPDDRQLDLLRDTFWDERYLNTWIIYVGLTQGRSFAFKHFLSGNQFSFTSKLFKEFHIAQKILQVKINRLRLFQCFKEAKDETMCNIIGESMQNKQVDLSGETLLPNHVVTLGFFLTQSYSLEWEKLDLSCCNMQDVGCGILWKELASSTQSKVHIKVMNFSGNKLSEMSAHALANLVQSCETEELYLSDNLLGDEGAKAFTSHLSSDTNLKLLLMNGNNISADVAEEIEQRITATTSLHIVGITSYQLYVRNEPGDHIAEVLRCYTALNKFSICSCPVDAKHLEAILNLLVENAKLHTLHLSHIGLTGSMVKLFDTKWSSLRCLSNLSIVEPGLFHIAADDLIDTVPVTSSAKVVTISDIKICARHSTYWEITKFVELHPSLMALEIPNCLPKEEKFVDSLVTAIGTAPLMQEVDVSQNKLGPIGVQKIAGAIKNMPRLKSLIMRSNDINDVAAIALADSIENKIGLEVLNLCGNKILSAGVIAISKSLQENKTLQVLDFQNNGIELDAAQELSCMLATKTNLLELNLSQNCLGTEGMIIIASALQKNSALKLLNVSSNKIESKASSDIAEVIKSNTSLEVLNVSLNKLESLGCIKLCKALQKQHPNLKVFNISSNGVKSTAANEIAHTLQDKQKLEVVNVSWNEFEGSLATIIASLKSTKLLKELTLRQSGTVNQKAVNKICQVINENSSLEVLDLGSTKLHNMGAYKIFGALKENTTLKVLNVSRNNFDDYAVEQLSISFANNSALSELLLHDNPVSDQVIKQFVFKILCSKSNLRNIWVPQISNERIRMEIDREVEKINRQRAEDNKLKFSNW
- the LOC136254794 gene encoding protein NLRC3-like isoform X1, with product MIDSSMDESRDELQRLSANKGSYAYTGSEIYSDKRPELGELFEKVIPHFARYWKDIGAFLKIPSEDLRVIDKDVPGNCRECFYRMLDIWLETTPSASWSQLAEVVESAMKPERMDLANTEIRLKEHYQNTQFTGPDEEIWPIWPDKPKLFTSIALVHHKNKGKSKKEVSAMARSRNKGDINTIPKTPHRSRLVSLRQNIRSRCHSADLTAEYLADNTINKNIANIFRPADDSPSPRVILIDGAPGIGKTYLCKEIAYQWSQGQILTHKRFLFLLHAHDPRLQSLKHVKDLVALFFELENEETIDSIYGHIKETQGEILTIVLDGYDEFYGGLQSEHLLSRIIRCEILPKCGVVITSHSFACGSLCGQADRRMEILGFTSNDRQDYIQKALEKNPDDIATLTKYLDSHPTVDSLCYIPLNLTILLQLFIRNDSILPQSRTELYENFVDSTITYHIEKDEKMYKELQRLDSFKGSIKQKLARFSYDALRKDVVVFNYEEVRSACPEIMQNSGRTIHGFGLLQVTAEHFTTNGKPLSFNFAHSSVQEYLAAYYIQSLPDDRQLDLLRDTFWDERYLNTWIIYVGLTQGRSFAFKHFLSGNQFSFTSKLFKEFHIAQKILQVKINRLRLFQCFKEAKDETMCNIIGESMQNKQVDLSGETLLPNHVVTLGFFLTQSYSLEWEKLDLSCCNMQDVGCGILWKELASSTQSKVHIKVMNFSGNKLSEMSAHALANLVQSCETEELYLSDNLLGDEGAKAFTSHLSSDTNLKLLLMNGNNISADVAEEIEQRITATTSLHIVGITSYQLYVRNEPGDHIAEVLRCYTALNKFSICSCPVDAKHLEAILNLLVENAKLHTLHLSHIGLTGSMVKLFDTKWSSLRCLSNLSIVEPGLFHIAADDLIDTVPVTSSAKVVTISDIKICARHSTYWEITKFVELHPSLMALEIPNCLPKEEKFVDSLVTAIGTAPLMQEVDVSQNKLGPIGVQKIAGAIKNMPRLKSLIMRSNDINDVAAIALADSIENKIGLEVLNLCGNKILSAGVIAISKSLQENKTLQVLDFQNNGIELDAAQELSCMLATKTNLLELNLSQNCLGTEGMIIIASALQKNSALKLLNVSSNKIESKASSDIAEVIKSNTSLEVLNVSLNKLESLGCIKLCKALQKQHPNLKVFNISSNGVKSTAANEIAHTLQDKQKLEVVNVSWNEFEGSLATIIASLKSTKLLKELTLRQSGTVNQKAVNKICQVINENSSLEVLDLGSTKLHNMGAYKIFGALKENTTLKVLNVSRNNFDDYAVEQLSISFANNSALSELLLHDNPVSDQVIKQFVFKILCSKSNLRNIWVPQISNERIRMEIDREVEKINRQRAEDNKLKFSNW